The following coding sequences lie in one Synergistota bacterium genomic window:
- a CDS encoding DUF2877 domain-containing protein: protein MILIHSSDEINLDKVKGFGENLYEGLLKISPELMSNLKLYAVSRVLLRFSGRGYVIGNFKRGILLKLGSAFVSILFVPELSHPLSVVAKRGGLAFPVFLGMRARLENRILYLGDNLIPLDSGFIWNPRVPFLSKTHLLQVRDVLSDLPPLHESLEIWCRACEESLRKGREISFVEEAISMLGFGEGSTPLADDIIGGMALGLLLTRESNTLSFLRREMLRFRDKTAEYSFKMILLLSTGLVPWSLRTFLIAPCERKLRKVLSLGSSSGLGMLRGIKTILYAIE from the coding sequence TTGATCCTGATTCATTCCTCCGATGAGATAAACCTGGATAAGGTGAAAGGTTTTGGAGAAAACCTCTACGAAGGACTTCTTAAGATATCACCGGAGCTAATGTCCAATCTTAAGTTATATGCGGTTTCCCGTGTGCTTTTAAGGTTTTCTGGTAGAGGATATGTTATAGGTAATTTTAAAAGAGGTATACTGCTTAAGCTTGGCTCCGCTTTCGTTTCTATTCTATTTGTGCCTGAGCTTTCTCATCCTTTAAGCGTTGTGGCTAAGAGAGGAGGATTGGCCTTTCCAGTATTTCTCGGCATGAGGGCAAGACTAGAAAATAGAATTCTTTATCTTGGGGATAACCTAATACCATTGGATTCAGGTTTTATATGGAATCCCCGTGTGCCCTTTTTATCGAAAACCCATCTTTTGCAGGTTAGAGATGTTCTTTCCGATCTTCCTCCTCTTCATGAATCCTTGGAGATATGGTGTCGTGCGTGCGAAGAAAGCTTAAGGAAAGGAAGGGAAATTTCTTTCGTGGAGGAAGCGATCTCAATGCTGGGCTTTGGTGAAGGATCTACACCTTTGGCAGATGACATTATAGGAGGTATGGCACTGGGACTACTTTTAACAAGGGAAAGTAACACGTTATCTTTCTTGCGCAGAGAAATGCTAAGATTTCGAGATAAAACCGCTGAGTATTCCTTTAAAATGATACTCCTTCTTTCAACAGGCTTGGTACCATGGAGCTTAAGGACCTTTTTAATAGCTCCGTGTGAAAGAAAGCTAAGAAAAGTGCTTTCACTGGGTAGTAGCTCTGGCTTAGGAATGCTCCGCGGAATTAAAACGATTCTGTACGCCATAGAGTGA
- a CDS encoding (2Fe-2S)-binding protein, whose protein sequence is MKHKIRVKVNGRLYEREVSSHKTLLEFLRDDLDITSPKYACGKGECGACTVLVDGKPINSCLMLAVEVDGKEVQTVESLMEGEKLHPLQRAFIDHDALQCGFCTPGMLMSAYALLKRNPNPTVEEVKEAISGNLCRCTGYKQIIEAILDAASKLRGGGE, encoded by the coding sequence TTGAAACATAAGATAAGGGTGAAGGTTAACGGTAGGCTTTACGAGAGGGAGGTTTCTTCCCATAAAACGTTATTGGAGTTTTTACGTGACGATCTTGATATCACAAGTCCTAAATATGCTTGTGGTAAGGGGGAATGTGGAGCTTGCACGGTACTCGTGGATGGAAAGCCCATAAACTCATGTTTAATGCTCGCTGTAGAAGTGGATGGCAAGGAGGTCCAAACGGTAGAGTCTCTTATGGAGGGAGAAAAACTTCATCCTCTTCAGCGAGCCTTCATAGATCATGATGCACTGCAATGTGGATTTTGTACACCTGGTATGCTTATGTCCGCTTACGCTTTATTAAAGAGAAATCCTAATCCTACGGTGGAGGAAGTGAAAGAAGCTATTTCGGGTAACCTGTGTAGGTGCACGGGGTATAAGCAAATAATCGAAGCCATACTTGACGCTGCTTCCAAGTTGAGGGGAGGAGGAGAGTAA
- the fdrA gene encoding acyl-CoA synthetase FdrA: protein MISKVWVEKNAYYDSVTLMQVSSKLREIKGVEEAMVAMGTQANVEQLQRIGFNVKEAPNDLIIAIRARDENIFKIARKAVDELLLKKEEKEGKEALKPASIEAADRILGGEANLILISLPGKYAHREARKALRMGKHVFLFSDNVPIEEEISLKKEALKRGLLMMGPDCGTAIINGIALAFANKVPRGGIGLVAASGTGLQEVTTIIAKLGEGITQAIGTGGRDLSSKVGGLMMIAGLRALQKDEETKVIVLISKPPAKEVAEKVLSEVRNSTKPTVVCFLGGDSEIVEKYGAIPATTLEETALKAVALLRGKSYAGQALSEEEERLAIKVRETIPEARKYVRGLYSGGTLCDETMLILSKAIKKPIYSNTPLKEEWALEDPWKSFENTVLDLGDDVFTQGRPHPMIDPRLRQERILEEASDPGVAIICFDVVLGYGAHPDMAGELAPYIRRAREISNNEMVFVASVCGTEEDPQVLSDQVKKLEDAGVIVLSSNARSARFIAKLMEGRC, encoded by the coding sequence TTGATTAGCAAAGTATGGGTGGAGAAAAACGCTTACTATGATTCAGTTACCCTTATGCAGGTTTCCTCAAAGCTTAGGGAAATAAAAGGCGTTGAGGAAGCCATGGTTGCTATGGGGACGCAGGCTAACGTTGAACAGCTTCAGAGAATAGGTTTTAACGTTAAAGAAGCGCCGAACGATCTGATTATCGCCATAAGAGCTCGGGATGAGAATATCTTTAAAATCGCAAGAAAAGCTGTAGATGAACTTCTTTTGAAAAAGGAAGAGAAAGAGGGAAAGGAAGCCCTGAAACCCGCGTCTATAGAAGCTGCCGATAGAATTCTGGGAGGAGAAGCAAATCTGATTCTTATATCCTTACCAGGCAAGTATGCCCATAGAGAAGCTCGCAAGGCACTGAGAATGGGAAAACACGTGTTTCTTTTCAGTGATAACGTTCCAATCGAAGAGGAAATTTCCTTGAAAAAGGAAGCTCTCAAGCGGGGTTTGTTGATGATGGGTCCAGATTGTGGAACGGCTATAATAAACGGGATTGCTCTTGCTTTCGCCAATAAAGTTCCTCGTGGGGGGATAGGGCTGGTAGCTGCATCGGGAACGGGTTTACAAGAAGTAACTACAATAATTGCTAAGCTTGGAGAAGGCATAACTCAGGCTATAGGAACTGGGGGAAGAGACCTTTCTTCAAAAGTCGGTGGTCTCATGATGATAGCTGGGCTAAGAGCTCTACAGAAAGATGAAGAGACAAAAGTAATCGTTCTAATATCTAAACCACCTGCTAAAGAAGTTGCCGAGAAAGTGCTATCCGAGGTTAGGAACTCTACGAAACCAACCGTAGTATGTTTCCTCGGGGGAGATTCTGAAATTGTTGAGAAGTACGGAGCTATACCCGCCACAACGCTTGAAGAAACCGCTCTTAAAGCAGTAGCACTCCTTAGGGGGAAAAGCTATGCTGGGCAAGCGCTTTCAGAAGAGGAAGAGAGGTTGGCTATTAAGGTAAGGGAGACGATTCCCGAGGCTCGAAAATACGTTCGTGGGCTTTATTCTGGAGGAACCCTATGTGATGAGACGATGCTTATACTCAGCAAAGCTATAAAGAAGCCTATATATTCTAACACTCCCCTTAAAGAGGAGTGGGCTCTTGAGGATCCATGGAAGAGTTTCGAGAACACGGTTCTTGACCTTGGAGACGATGTTTTTACGCAAGGTAGACCTCACCCAATGATAGATCCCAGGCTAAGACAGGAGAGGATTCTTGAAGAGGCATCTGATCCAGGAGTCGCGATTATATGCTTTGATGTAGTTTTAGGATATGGAGCGCATCCAGACATGGCTGGTGAGCTCGCTCCTTACATTAGGAGGGCGAGGGAGATTTCCAATAATGAGATGGTTTTCGTTGCCTCCGTCTGTGGCACAGAAGAAGATCCTCAAGTCTTAAGTGATCAGGTTAAGAAGCTTGAAGATGCAGGGGTCATTGTGCTTTCGTCTAATGCGAGATCTGCGAGATTCATAGCTAAGCTAATGGAGGGGAGGTGCTAA
- a CDS encoding ATP-binding cassette domain-containing protein, whose product MAIKVKEVGFCYGLGSPLEVRALSGVSFELEHGENLGILGPTGSGKSTLVQLLNALLLPTEGDVLVDGLNTKERKNGKRIRKLVGMVFQYPENQFFEDTVYDEVAFGARNLGLSVDEVDRRVRESINLLGLPEDILNKSPFEISGGEKRKVAIASALVRKPKYLIFDEPLAGLDYPGSKALLRLFKSLRKRCSLIIVTHTLDELIGFIDKVLFLENGRVKAFGKIMDLLDIDELKRYIPVVDLLSRLKKRGFVFKGKSIDLSGLEEEIVKNVTFS is encoded by the coding sequence ATGGCAATTAAAGTTAAGGAAGTAGGATTTTGCTATGGACTTGGCTCTCCTCTTGAGGTAAGAGCTTTAAGTGGGGTTTCTTTCGAACTGGAACATGGAGAAAATCTTGGCATTCTTGGCCCCACAGGCTCAGGAAAATCCACTTTGGTTCAGCTCCTTAATGCTTTGCTTCTTCCGACAGAGGGTGATGTTCTCGTAGATGGGTTAAATACCAAGGAAAGGAAAAATGGAAAAAGGATAAGAAAGCTTGTGGGAATGGTTTTCCAATACCCAGAAAATCAGTTTTTTGAAGATACTGTGTATGACGAAGTGGCTTTTGGAGCGAGGAACTTGGGATTATCAGTGGATGAAGTAGATAGGCGAGTTCGCGAATCCATTAATCTGCTTGGTTTACCGGAGGATATTTTGAATAAATCCCCTTTTGAGATAAGCGGTGGGGAGAAGAGGAAAGTAGCTATAGCAAGCGCTCTTGTTAGAAAGCCCAAGTATCTTATATTTGATGAACCGCTTGCAGGATTGGACTATCCGGGATCAAAGGCTCTCTTAAGGTTATTTAAGAGCTTGAGGAAACGTTGTTCCTTAATAATAGTTACTCATACCCTCGATGAGCTTATTGGCTTTATAGATAAAGTACTTTTTCTCGAAAATGGCAGAGTTAAGGCTTTTGGTAAAATTATGGACTTATTGGATATCGATGAGCTGAAAAGATATATACCAGTCGTGGATCTCCTAAGTAGACTTAAAAAGAGGGGCTTCGTCTTTAAGGGAAAATCGATAGATTTAAGCGGTTTAGAGGAGGAAATAGTAAAGAATGTCACATTTAGCTAA
- a CDS encoding purine/pyrimidine permease yields the protein MAKEERNSNVGQRDLKREMLYYVDEVPPFGEAILLGIQHVLTLFGATVAVPLILGGAMKFTGPQMAILVGAVMVTAGVATLLQISIGTRLPIVQSMSFSFIGPILSIVKQTGGGLTGMQYVAGAIMSGSLVEMAIGWGGLIGKLRRWVTPVVIGPVIIMIGLSLFGVGAPKAGTHWPTALIVIVCIFLFSQFLRTKHRVFELFPVLLAILVGYLFAAIGSITGIFPPGHPAHINFSLIAHAPWIRPFGKLIFPWGAPKFSLAFFLTILAGYLASMIESFGDYFSCAYMARAPEPTAKVINKGIGTEGLGCFLAGIWGGFATTSYSENIGLIGLTRVASRYVIGIGAIVLILLGVFNKFGACVASIPEPVVGAMYCTVFGMISAIGVQQLTKVDMQSGRNLLIVGFTLFMALSVPAYIKGVPGLYPPKPIVISWAPWLANALNAILSTEMAVAAIIGLILDNLIPGTDEERGLTGWKK from the coding sequence ATGGCGAAAGAGGAGAGGAATAGCAACGTAGGGCAGAGGGATCTTAAACGTGAGATGCTTTATTATGTTGATGAGGTTCCTCCTTTTGGAGAGGCAATCCTTTTAGGTATTCAGCATGTTCTCACTCTCTTTGGAGCCACGGTTGCAGTTCCTTTGATACTTGGTGGTGCTATGAAATTTACAGGGCCGCAAATGGCTATCCTCGTTGGGGCAGTTATGGTAACAGCGGGGGTAGCTACGCTCTTGCAGATAAGCATAGGAACGAGATTGCCGATCGTTCAAAGTATGTCTTTTTCTTTCATAGGTCCTATTCTTTCCATAGTTAAGCAGACTGGTGGCGGCTTAACCGGCATGCAATATGTTGCCGGGGCCATAATGAGTGGAAGCCTTGTTGAGATGGCAATCGGCTGGGGTGGGCTTATAGGCAAACTGAGGAGATGGGTCACCCCTGTAGTTATAGGTCCCGTCATAATAATGATAGGGCTTTCGTTATTTGGAGTGGGAGCTCCTAAGGCTGGAACCCACTGGCCCACGGCTCTAATAGTTATAGTTTGCATATTCCTCTTTTCTCAATTCCTAAGGACCAAGCACAGGGTATTTGAGTTATTCCCTGTACTTTTGGCCATACTTGTGGGATATCTCTTCGCCGCTATAGGAAGTATAACCGGAATATTCCCGCCAGGGCATCCTGCCCATATAAACTTTTCACTCATAGCTCATGCTCCCTGGATTAGACCTTTCGGTAAGCTGATCTTTCCCTGGGGAGCACCGAAATTTAGTCTTGCTTTCTTCCTTACGATACTTGCTGGTTACCTTGCTTCTATGATTGAGTCATTTGGAGATTACTTCTCATGTGCTTATATGGCGAGAGCTCCGGAGCCAACTGCCAAGGTTATAAATAAGGGAATTGGAACTGAAGGACTTGGTTGCTTTCTCGCTGGAATATGGGGAGGTTTTGCTACCACAAGCTATTCTGAGAATATAGGTCTTATAGGCTTAACGAGAGTTGCTTCAAGATATGTTATAGGTATTGGGGCGATCGTTCTGATATTGCTGGGCGTTTTCAACAAGTTTGGCGCATGTGTCGCGAGTATTCCCGAGCCAGTCGTTGGAGCGATGTACTGTACTGTTTTTGGAATGATATCAGCCATAGGAGTTCAGCAGCTCACCAAAGTTGATATGCAGTCCGGCAGGAATCTGCTTATAGTTGGATTCACCCTTTTTATGGCTCTTAGCGTTCCCGCTTATATAAAAGGGGTTCCTGGACTTTATCCTCCAAAGCCTATAGTAATAAGCTGGGCTCCCTGGTTAGCAAATGCTTTGAATGCTATACTTTCTACTGAAATGGCAGTCGCAGCTATAATAGGGTTGATACTTGATAACCTCATTCCCGGGACGGATGAGGAAAGAGGGTTAACTGGCTGGAAGAAATAA
- a CDS encoding xanthine dehydrogenase family protein molybdopterin-binding subunit: MEFIAIGKGVERYDAVDKVTGQAKFAHDLVFPGMLHVKVLGSPYAHAKIKSIDTSEAWKVPGVHAVITGEDFPYRIGIYFADRPVLALGKVRMEGEPVVAVAAESEEIAEEALSKIKVEYEELPPVLDVKEAVKPNAPLVHEELHTYKRAPVFYPKKGTNIANHFKLRKGNINEAFKKADLIVEGEYFLPQVHHIQMETHAAIALYGCDGRLTVWTSAQSPFTVRYLLSQTFSIPIHKIRVIIPYVGGGFGGKAGLNHEVVPVALALKCPGRPIKWVLTREEVMETTVVRTGLYAKLKTAVSKEGKILGEKIEYYWDCGAYAQYGVNIVRATGYSAVGPYYVPNVWVDSYGVYTNHPSSGAFRGFGHVEFHWAIERHRDIIAEKLGMDPVEFRLKNVLKPGDETITGERVTEYHGRVDKCIEAVAKEIQWFDEPKVVDMGAKVRAKGIAALHKAPAMPTNAASSAIVKFNEDATVTLLVSNTDIGQGTPTALAQIAAEVLKMPVEKVMISKEKDTEFAPYDWQTVASRGLYSNGRAVIRACEDAIRQIKEIASQVLGLPPEELEVGYGRVYERNNPGYGLPLESVVMGYTYPDGHTIGGPVIGRGSFIPEGLTNLDPETGQGFPAADWTYGCYGVEIEIDKETGEIRVLRVVGAFDIGKVVNPRLAVGQVYGGAVQGLSAGMVEALVHDESGRLLNKSFVDYKIFTASDIPDDMKVIFIETPQKDGPFGVRGVAEHPMISIASAVGNAVKLATGVDICNMPLTPERVWKAINRKKEGR, translated from the coding sequence ATGGAATTTATAGCTATAGGTAAAGGTGTCGAAAGATACGATGCGGTAGACAAAGTTACTGGTCAGGCTAAATTTGCTCATGATCTTGTTTTCCCTGGTATGCTGCATGTTAAGGTCTTAGGTAGCCCCTATGCTCACGCTAAGATTAAGAGCATAGATACGTCTGAAGCATGGAAAGTACCTGGTGTGCATGCTGTTATAACCGGGGAGGATTTTCCGTATAGAATCGGTATATATTTCGCAGATAGGCCTGTGCTTGCCCTTGGAAAAGTAAGGATGGAAGGGGAACCCGTAGTTGCTGTGGCTGCTGAGAGTGAAGAGATAGCTGAGGAGGCCCTTTCCAAAATAAAAGTGGAGTATGAGGAACTCCCACCAGTTCTTGACGTCAAGGAGGCGGTGAAACCCAATGCTCCGCTGGTACATGAGGAACTCCATACCTATAAGAGAGCCCCCGTTTTCTATCCTAAAAAAGGAACTAATATAGCGAATCACTTTAAGCTTAGAAAGGGAAATATAAACGAGGCGTTTAAAAAAGCTGATCTTATAGTCGAGGGGGAATATTTCCTCCCCCAGGTTCATCACATACAGATGGAAACGCATGCTGCTATAGCACTTTATGGATGCGATGGAAGGCTAACTGTGTGGACGAGTGCTCAGTCTCCCTTTACGGTGAGATATCTGCTCTCCCAAACGTTTAGTATTCCTATTCATAAAATAAGAGTGATAATTCCTTATGTAGGAGGAGGCTTTGGAGGAAAAGCTGGCTTGAATCATGAGGTAGTTCCCGTTGCTTTGGCTCTTAAGTGTCCTGGCAGGCCAATAAAGTGGGTGTTAACAAGGGAAGAAGTGATGGAAACTACCGTCGTTAGAACGGGACTTTACGCTAAGCTGAAAACGGCTGTTTCAAAGGAAGGAAAGATCCTGGGTGAGAAGATCGAATACTACTGGGATTGTGGAGCGTATGCCCAGTATGGCGTTAATATAGTGAGAGCTACAGGTTATTCCGCTGTTGGTCCTTATTATGTTCCAAATGTTTGGGTGGATTCCTATGGAGTTTACACTAATCATCCCTCTTCGGGGGCGTTTAGAGGATTTGGACATGTTGAGTTCCACTGGGCAATAGAGAGACACAGGGATATTATAGCGGAGAAGCTTGGCATGGATCCAGTAGAGTTTAGGTTGAAAAATGTCCTTAAGCCCGGTGATGAGACGATAACCGGTGAGAGGGTTACGGAATATCATGGAAGAGTTGATAAGTGTATAGAAGCTGTAGCCAAGGAAATTCAATGGTTTGACGAGCCAAAGGTAGTAGATATGGGTGCTAAAGTAAGAGCTAAGGGAATAGCAGCTCTGCATAAGGCTCCTGCAATGCCAACAAATGCTGCTTCAAGTGCTATAGTGAAATTTAATGAGGACGCTACCGTGACTCTTCTTGTAAGCAACACGGATATAGGACAGGGTACCCCAACGGCTCTCGCGCAGATAGCCGCAGAGGTTCTCAAAATGCCTGTTGAGAAGGTAATGATTAGCAAAGAGAAGGATACTGAGTTTGCCCCCTACGACTGGCAGACTGTTGCCTCAAGGGGGCTTTATTCCAATGGTAGGGCAGTGATAAGAGCCTGTGAAGATGCTATAAGGCAGATTAAAGAAATAGCTTCTCAAGTTCTTGGGCTACCACCTGAGGAACTTGAAGTGGGCTATGGTCGAGTTTATGAGAGGAATAATCCAGGCTATGGTTTACCGCTTGAGAGCGTTGTTATGGGATATACATATCCTGACGGGCATACGATAGGAGGTCCTGTCATAGGAAGAGGATCATTCATACCCGAGGGACTCACTAATCTCGATCCGGAGACAGGGCAGGGATTCCCTGCTGCTGATTGGACTTACGGTTGCTATGGCGTTGAGATAGAAATAGATAAAGAAACGGGAGAGATTAGGGTTCTTAGGGTCGTAGGAGCTTTCGATATAGGGAAAGTTGTTAATCCGCGCTTGGCAGTGGGGCAGGTTTATGGAGGGGCTGTGCAAGGTTTATCTGCCGGCATGGTAGAAGCTTTAGTTCATGATGAAAGTGGACGCTTGCTTAATAAATCCTTTGTGGATTATAAGATCTTTACGGCTTCAGACATACCCGATGATATGAAAGTTATATTTATAGAAACCCCTCAGAAGGATGGTCCATTTGGTGTCAGAGGCGTTGCTGAACATCCGATGATTTCCATAGCATCTGCTGTTGGAAATGCTGTAAAACTGGCGACGGGAGTCGATATCTGCAATATGCCTCTTACGCCCGAGAGGGTGTGGAAGGCAATAAACCGAAAGAAAGAAGGGAGGTAA
- a CDS encoding xanthine dehydrogenase family protein subunit M, translating into MLRLKPFDYYAPRDLNSLFDLLAEKEAKVFAGGTDLFIKIKDGVISPKVLVDLKRIDELSLLSYESTKGLTIGAINTLNEIAESPIVREKFPLLAECCSKVGSYQIRNKATLVGNVCNASPAADTAPALLIYDAVVNIKSRFGGRSVPITEFFRGPGSTALKDGEIVTSIFIPYIENCKGRYYKLSRIRSVDLATVGIAVAKLGEEYRIALGAVAPTPLRVLDAEEALKGRKITLALLDEVGKIIEKAVSPITDLRGSAEYRREMSVVLVKRLLRELSE; encoded by the coding sequence TTGTTAAGGTTAAAACCTTTTGACTACTATGCTCCCCGCGACTTAAATTCCTTATTTGACCTTCTTGCAGAGAAGGAAGCCAAGGTATTTGCAGGGGGGACCGATCTTTTCATCAAGATAAAGGATGGTGTAATATCTCCAAAGGTTTTAGTGGATCTAAAGAGGATAGATGAGTTAAGTTTACTATCTTATGAAAGTACAAAAGGTCTGACCATAGGGGCGATTAACACGCTTAACGAAATAGCCGAATCCCCTATAGTGAGGGAAAAGTTTCCACTGCTTGCTGAATGCTGTTCCAAGGTCGGTTCATATCAAATAAGAAACAAGGCTACTTTGGTAGGGAACGTTTGCAATGCATCTCCCGCAGCGGATACTGCACCAGCGCTTTTAATCTATGATGCTGTGGTTAATATTAAGAGCAGGTTTGGGGGAAGAAGCGTGCCCATTACCGAGTTTTTCAGAGGACCTGGCTCTACCGCTCTTAAAGATGGAGAGATAGTAACATCAATTTTTATACCATATATAGAGAATTGTAAAGGTAGATATTATAAGCTTTCGCGAATAAGATCGGTAGATCTTGCTACCGTGGGCATAGCGGTCGCTAAGCTTGGTGAAGAGTACAGAATCGCTTTAGGAGCTGTAGCTCCTACACCACTAAGAGTTTTAGATGCAGAAGAGGCCTTAAAGGGGAGAAAGATCACACTCGCTTTGCTTGATGAGGTCGGGAAAATAATAGAAAAGGCGGTTAGCCCTATAACCGATCTTAGAGGGAGTGCCGAATATAGGAGAGAAATGAGTGTCGTTTTGGTGAAGAGGCTTCTTAGGGAGCTTTCTGAGTGA
- a CDS encoding energy-coupling factor transporter transmembrane protein EcfT — MSHLANLRIGAFIPVDSPIHRLDPRLKIVSTLVLLTFLFLVSSPYKLIPYLIFTIMLFYLSKISFYTILRGIKPVFFLLAFAFIFQIFFTPGEVLVRLGFLSITKEGLNSGILISFRLLLLVFLTNLLTFTTSPVEITDGIEDLLKFLRFAKVPSHEIAMTMSIALRFIPTLFEEADRIMKAQMARGAEFGVGGFTKRIKSYIPLVIPLFVGVFRKAEELAIAMETRCYRGDVGRTKMKKLKLKRLDYAGILILLLFLLISSLWGWR, encoded by the coding sequence ATGTCACATTTAGCTAACTTGAGAATAGGTGCTTTTATTCCCGTAGATTCTCCAATCCACCGCCTTGATCCTCGCTTAAAAATAGTGTCTACGCTGGTTTTGCTAACTTTTCTCTTTCTTGTAAGCTCGCCCTATAAGCTTATTCCCTATCTCATTTTCACGATAATGCTTTTCTATCTATCTAAGATATCCTTCTATACCATTCTTAGAGGTATAAAACCTGTCTTCTTTCTTCTCGCCTTTGCATTTATCTTTCAAATCTTTTTTACACCTGGTGAGGTTTTGGTCAGGCTGGGATTCCTTTCTATTACAAAGGAAGGCTTAAATTCAGGAATTCTAATCAGCTTTAGATTGCTCCTCCTCGTGTTTCTAACCAATCTTCTAACTTTTACTACTTCTCCAGTTGAGATAACTGACGGTATAGAAGATCTGCTAAAATTTTTAAGGTTTGCTAAGGTTCCGTCTCATGAAATAGCTATGACCATGAGTATCGCTTTAAGATTTATTCCTACATTGTTCGAGGAAGCGGATAGAATAATGAAAGCCCAGATGGCAAGAGGAGCGGAGTTTGGAGTGGGAGGATTTACTAAAAGGATAAAAAGCTATATTCCGCTCGTTATACCCCTTTTTGTTGGTGTTTTCAGGAAAGCAGAAGAGCTGGCAATTGCTATGGAGACACGGTGCTATAGAGGGGATGTCGGCAGGACGAAAATGAAGAAGCTAAAGCTAAAGCGCTTAGACTATGCAGGGATTTTGATTTTACTTTTGTTTTTGCTCATTAGCTCTCTCTGGGGATGGCGTTAG
- the truA gene encoding tRNA pseudouridine(38-40) synthase TruA produces MALVNTLLVLSYDGTPFYGWQRQPKLPTVQGELERALSKVLNESISLKGAGRTDRGVHALRQYANFLSSKDFSPSSLKKSLNAILSPEIRVLQVIKNIPQEFDARRNAVWREYRYITYRGEFLPPFLNRYCYLLKKDLDIEAVRRAASLFVGTHDFSAFCDGEPPDKSKIREILEFRIEDKPPFLIFVVKANAFLRHMVRITVSTMIDIGTGKKSEDDLKMALNLGDRSLSSSALSPKGLWLWDVKFVWKAQRKTTEKVL; encoded by the coding sequence ATGGCGTTAGTTAATACCCTTCTCGTGCTTTCCTATGATGGAACCCCATTTTATGGGTGGCAAAGACAGCCGAAGCTACCTACTGTCCAGGGAGAGCTTGAAAGAGCACTTTCAAAAGTGCTAAATGAAAGTATTAGTCTTAAAGGTGCTGGAAGAACGGATAGAGGAGTTCATGCCTTGCGTCAATATGCGAATTTTCTTTCCTCGAAGGATTTCTCCCCCTCCTCCTTGAAAAAATCACTCAACGCTATTTTATCCCCCGAAATAAGAGTTCTTCAGGTGATCAAAAATATTCCCCAAGAGTTTGACGCGCGAAGAAACGCGGTTTGGAGGGAATACAGGTATATCACCTATAGAGGTGAGTTTCTACCTCCCTTTTTAAATAGATATTGCTATCTATTGAAAAAGGATCTTGACATTGAGGCGGTTAGGAGGGCTGCTTCTCTTTTCGTTGGAACTCATGATTTTTCAGCGTTTTGTGATGGTGAGCCTCCGGATAAAAGCAAAATCAGAGAAATTCTGGAGTTCAGGATAGAAGATAAACCTCCGTTTTTAATTTTTGTGGTGAAAGCAAATGCGTTTTTAAGACATATGGTTCGAATAACAGTATCAACCATGATTGATATTGGAACAGGTAAGAAAAGCGAAGATGACTTAAAAATGGCGTTAAACCTTGGAGATAGGAGTCTTTCCTCTTCCGCTTTGAGTCCCAAAGGGCTATGGCTGTGGGATGTAAAATTTGTATGGAAAGCACAAAGAAAGACAACTGAAAAAGTGCTATAA